One Neodiprion pinetum isolate iyNeoPine1 chromosome 1, iyNeoPine1.2, whole genome shotgun sequence genomic window carries:
- the LOC124214998 gene encoding pleckstrin homology domain-containing family J member 1, with amino-acid sequence MFEKGYVALWLIRNAETPIGSILYPWLRNDSRIVKVNHFQKMKFSEKELAEASNGPADLEGRLNHKRAHKSGFKEKWFKLRWNLLFYFNINDLGQIDKRQPSGVMVLENCSINLDTTTEGAFAFSISFRDEHDKRHVFSAQSESKVEQWVMILKQSSYEYWRSRLITLQERLCKKTGKDPLLMYPRNQGVVRDQAWENMPSFKSHVRNLKSTVITSSGINTLTREVNLIEF; translated from the exons ATGTTTGAAAAAGGTTATGTTGCGTTGTGGTTGATAAGAAACGCAGAAACACCGATTGGTAGTATCTTATATCCATGGCTGCGTAATGACAGTCGTATTGTGAAGgttaatcattttcaaaaaatgaaattcagcGAAAAGGAACTCGCTGAAGCCAGCAACGGACCTGCCGACCTCGAGGGTCGACTAAATCACAAGAGAGCACACAAGTCGG gttttaaagaaaaatggtTCAAGCTAAGATGGAACCTGCTTTTTTACTTCAACATCAACGACCTTGGTCAAATCGACAAGAGGCAGCCCTCGGGTGTAATGGTTTTGGAAAACTGCAGTATTAATTTGGATACAACGACTGAGGGTGCGTTTGCATTTAGTATATCGTTTAGGGATGAGCATGATAAGCGTCATGTCTTTAGCGCTCAATCGGAATCAAAAGTCGAGCAGTGGGTAATGATACTAAAACAGTCAAGTTACGAATATTGGCGATCTAGGCTGATTACGTTACAAGAAAGGCTGTGTAAGAAAACTGGTAAAGACCCCTTGCTCATGTACCCAAGAAATCAAGGGGTGGTTAGAGATCAAGCTTGGGAGAACATGCCCAGCTTCAAATCTCACGTTCGAAATCTTAAATCTACCGTCATCACATCCTCTGGAATTAACACTTTAACCAGAGAAGTTAATCTTATTGAATTTTGA
- the LOC124214954 gene encoding uncharacterized protein isoform X3: MSYRFFLLTFMVIGMCDTFGETKQLSSSSYPSQSFWRNNLPISLNESTSPDVQLERDTLSYLEPASRAKRFDDRQNMANSFYKRRQTSKNSVILKHMTVRKSYAIYHDVHLELELPDARYTIFNYGPSNSMRDLRVLNRSEKKFARCTRCKSNKRQVSERVRTVPTNRLFDNDGARQSTRNWKSNAKRPNFDLEVAGKVRSNNLDSATDESNARRFYWEPIFDGGVIESIGSLFSDRIKDEANRERIEREEIRNEKLIKKYTALLNDPEQYKKLQQESANSPSYINQVIRRTLLPRLEEEMREYAANKPL, translated from the exons ATGAGCTATCGGTTTTTTCTATTAACGTTCATGGTGATAGGAATGTGTGACACGTTCGGTGAGACCAAGCAACTTTCGTCATCAAGTTATCCAA GTCAATCTTTTTGGCGAAATAATTTGCCGATTTCCTTGAATGAATCCACGTCGCCAGACGTTCAGCTAGAACGTGATACTCTCAGTTATCTTGAGCCTGCATCGAGAGCCAAACG gTTTGATGACCGTCAAAATATGGCGAACAGCTTTTATAAACGCAGACAAACGTCCAAAAATTCCG TCATTTTGAAACACATGACCGTGAGAAAATCATACGCAATCTATCATGATGTTCATCTGGAACTAGAATTACCAGATGCGCGCTACACGATATTCAATTACGGTCCCAGCAATTCGATGAGGGATCTACGGGTTTTGAACCGGTCcgaaaaaaagtttgcgaGGTGTACTCGATGTAAGAGCAACAAGAGGCAAGTTTCTGAACGAGTTCGCACCGTGCCAACCAACCGTTTATTCGATAACGATGGAGCCAGGCAGTCTACTCG GAACTGGAAATCGAACGCTAAGAGGCCGAATTTTGATCTGGAGGTCGCCGGCAAAGTTCGTAGCAATAATCTTGATTCCGCAACAGACGAATCTAATGCCAGACGATTTTACTGGGAACCGATCTTTGACGGTGGTGTAATTGAATCTATTGGAAGTCTTTTTAGTGATAGAATCAAAGACGAAGCGAACAG GGAAAGGATAGAAAGGGAAGAGATTCGGAACGAGAAATTGATAAAGAAATATACGGCACTATTGAATGATCCTGAGCAGTATAAAAAGCTTCAACAAGAGTCTGCGAATTCACCCAGCTACATCAACCAGGTGATCAGGCGAACTTTATTGCCGAGGCTTGAAGAAGAGATGAGAGAGTATGCGGCGAACAAGCCGTTATAG
- the LOC124214954 gene encoding uncharacterized protein isoform X1 — protein sequence MFGMDRAVCTPQESCRQFHSGLQNGLKQVPVKNFSKLISKYKYCASGSWKIEKKQKLRKLTTEIKGFQSTLRIFNVDMSYRFFLLTFMVIGMCDTFGQSFWRNNLPISLNESTSPDVQLERDTLSYLEPASRAKRFDDRQNMANSFYKRRQTSKNSVILKHMTVRKSYAIYHDVHLELELPDARYTIFNYGPSNSMRDLRVLNRSEKKFARCTRCKSNKRQVSERVRTVPTNRLFDNDGARQSTRNWKSNAKRPNFDLEVAGKVRSNNLDSATDESNARRFYWEPIFDGGVIESIGSLFSDRIKDEANRERIEREEIRNEKLIKKYTALLNDPEQYKKLQQESANSPSYINQVIRRTLLPRLEEEMREYAANKPL from the exons ATGTTCGGAATGGATCGTGCAGTCTGTACACCGCAAGAATCGTGCCGCCAATTCCATA GTGGATTGCAGAATGGCTTGAAACAGGTGCCAgtgaagaatttttcgaaactcatatcgaaatataaatattgcgCAAGTGGATCTTGGAAAATTGAG aagaagcaaaaattgcgaaaactGACAACTGAAATAAAAGGGTTCCAATCAACGTTGCGAATTTTCAATGTAGATATGAGCTATCGGTTTTTTCTATTAACGTTCATGGTGATAGGAATGTGTGACACGTTCG GTCAATCTTTTTGGCGAAATAATTTGCCGATTTCCTTGAATGAATCCACGTCGCCAGACGTTCAGCTAGAACGTGATACTCTCAGTTATCTTGAGCCTGCATCGAGAGCCAAACG gTTTGATGACCGTCAAAATATGGCGAACAGCTTTTATAAACGCAGACAAACGTCCAAAAATTCCG TCATTTTGAAACACATGACCGTGAGAAAATCATACGCAATCTATCATGATGTTCATCTGGAACTAGAATTACCAGATGCGCGCTACACGATATTCAATTACGGTCCCAGCAATTCGATGAGGGATCTACGGGTTTTGAACCGGTCcgaaaaaaagtttgcgaGGTGTACTCGATGTAAGAGCAACAAGAGGCAAGTTTCTGAACGAGTTCGCACCGTGCCAACCAACCGTTTATTCGATAACGATGGAGCCAGGCAGTCTACTCG GAACTGGAAATCGAACGCTAAGAGGCCGAATTTTGATCTGGAGGTCGCCGGCAAAGTTCGTAGCAATAATCTTGATTCCGCAACAGACGAATCTAATGCCAGACGATTTTACTGGGAACCGATCTTTGACGGTGGTGTAATTGAATCTATTGGAAGTCTTTTTAGTGATAGAATCAAAGACGAAGCGAACAG GGAAAGGATAGAAAGGGAAGAGATTCGGAACGAGAAATTGATAAAGAAATATACGGCACTATTGAATGATCCTGAGCAGTATAAAAAGCTTCAACAAGAGTCTGCGAATTCACCCAGCTACATCAACCAGGTGATCAGGCGAACTTTATTGCCGAGGCTTGAAGAAGAGATGAGAGAGTATGCGGCGAACAAGCCGTTATAG
- the LOC124214954 gene encoding uncharacterized protein isoform X2, with the protein MFGMDRAVCTPQESCRQFHSGLQNGLKQVPVKNFSKLISKYKYCASGSWKIEKKQKLRKLTTEIKGFQSTLRIFNVDMSYRFFLLTFMVIGMCDTFGETKQLSSSSYPSQSFWRNNLPISLNESTSPDVQLERDTLSYLEPASRAKRFDDRQNMANSFYKRRQTSKNSELPDARYTIFNYGPSNSMRDLRVLNRSEKKFARCTRCKSNKRQVSERVRTVPTNRLFDNDGARQSTRNWKSNAKRPNFDLEVAGKVRSNNLDSATDESNARRFYWEPIFDGGVIESIGSLFSDRIKDEANRERIEREEIRNEKLIKKYTALLNDPEQYKKLQQESANSPSYINQVIRRTLLPRLEEEMREYAANKPL; encoded by the exons ATGTTCGGAATGGATCGTGCAGTCTGTACACCGCAAGAATCGTGCCGCCAATTCCATA GTGGATTGCAGAATGGCTTGAAACAGGTGCCAgtgaagaatttttcgaaactcatatcgaaatataaatattgcgCAAGTGGATCTTGGAAAATTGAG aagaagcaaaaattgcgaaaactGACAACTGAAATAAAAGGGTTCCAATCAACGTTGCGAATTTTCAATGTAGATATGAGCTATCGGTTTTTTCTATTAACGTTCATGGTGATAGGAATGTGTGACACGTTCGGTGAGACCAAGCAACTTTCGTCATCAAGTTATCCAA GTCAATCTTTTTGGCGAAATAATTTGCCGATTTCCTTGAATGAATCCACGTCGCCAGACGTTCAGCTAGAACGTGATACTCTCAGTTATCTTGAGCCTGCATCGAGAGCCAAACG gTTTGATGACCGTCAAAATATGGCGAACAGCTTTTATAAACGCAGACAAACGTCCAAAAATTCCG AATTACCAGATGCGCGCTACACGATATTCAATTACGGTCCCAGCAATTCGATGAGGGATCTACGGGTTTTGAACCGGTCcgaaaaaaagtttgcgaGGTGTACTCGATGTAAGAGCAACAAGAGGCAAGTTTCTGAACGAGTTCGCACCGTGCCAACCAACCGTTTATTCGATAACGATGGAGCCAGGCAGTCTACTCG GAACTGGAAATCGAACGCTAAGAGGCCGAATTTTGATCTGGAGGTCGCCGGCAAAGTTCGTAGCAATAATCTTGATTCCGCAACAGACGAATCTAATGCCAGACGATTTTACTGGGAACCGATCTTTGACGGTGGTGTAATTGAATCTATTGGAAGTCTTTTTAGTGATAGAATCAAAGACGAAGCGAACAG GGAAAGGATAGAAAGGGAAGAGATTCGGAACGAGAAATTGATAAAGAAATATACGGCACTATTGAATGATCCTGAGCAGTATAAAAAGCTTCAACAAGAGTCTGCGAATTCACCCAGCTACATCAACCAGGTGATCAGGCGAACTTTATTGCCGAGGCTTGAAGAAGAGATGAGAGAGTATGCGGCGAACAAGCCGTTATAG